TGGGCGTGCCGACGATGTTCACCACGATGCTGGCCGCCATGGCGCCCGGTGACGCCGGCCGGTATCGGCTGGACCGCGTGTTCAGCGGCGGCGCGCCGCTGCACGTCGCCACGCTCGAGGCCATCCGTGCCGCCTTCGGCTGCGAGGTGTACGAGGGCTACGGGCTCACCGAGGCGTCGCCCTGCGTCGCCTACAACCAGAAATGGTGGCCGACGAAGCCGGGCACGGTGGGCCGCCCGATCTGGGGCGTGGACGTGCGGGTGGCCGACGCCGACCGCGCCGACACCGTCGCGTTCGTGCCCGACGGCGAGGTGGGCGAGATCGTGGTGCGCGGGCACAACATCATGGCCGGCTATCTCAATCTGCCGGAGGCGACGGCCGGGACCGTCGTCGACGGCTGGCTGCGCACCGGAGACCTCGGTCGGTTCGACGAGGACGGCTATCTCACGATCGTCGACCGGAAGAAGGACGTGATCCTGCGGGGCGGCCACAACGTCTACCCGCGCGAGATCGAGGAGGTCCTCAGCCGGCACTCCGCGGTCCGGCAGGTCGCCGTGGTCGGGTTGCCGGACGACCGGCTCGGCGAGGAGGTGTGCGCCGCGGTGGTCGTCCGCGACGGTTTCTCGGCCGGACCGGAACTGGCGGCGGAGCTGGTCGCGCTGGCGCGGGACCGCCTCGCCGGGTACAAGTGTCCCCGGCGGGTCGAGTTCCTGCCGTCCTTCCCGCTCGGCGGGGGCGGCAAGGTGCTGAAGCGCGAGCTGGCGGTGCACCTGGCCTGACGCCGCCCGGCCGGTCGGATACCGGACATGGCGCTGCGCATTGTTGACCTACCCTGCGAGGCTGATCACTCGCCGACATCGGTTGCTCACGTGTTAGCCCGGTGACGCAGGGAGTTCTACAGTGGAGGTGCGGAAGCCTGGCCGGAAGGGACCGCGGATGCCGAACAGGACGGTGCGGAGCACCCCGGCGCTGATCGTGCTGCACGGCGTCGGGCTGGGCTTGGCGCTGCTCGTCACCGCCGTGGTCGCCGTGCGGTCCAGCGCCCCGGCCGCCAATCTCGGGGAACGCGCGGTCGGCGTCGCCATGGCCACCAGCACCACCGCCCGCGAGATCTACCAAGGGTTGGCCGACGCCGACGTGGCCGCCAGCGCCGTCTTCCTGCTGCCGCCGGACGAGACCCGGCGCAGCGCGCTGCGCACCGACTACGACACCGCGGTCCGCCGCGTCGAACGGCAACTCACCGACGCCACGGGCGAGGCGGTCAACGATCCGGACCGGCTGAACCGGCTGGCCGCGATCGGCTCCCGGCTGACCGTGTACCGGGGCGTGGTCTGCGCGGCCCTGGCCACCGCGGGCGGGGACGCCACCGGCGGCGCGGGCCCGGACACCTCGGCGGCCTGCCCGGCGACGCCGGCGACGGCCGGCGGTCCCGGTCCGGCCGGAGCGGCCCGGTCGGCCGCCGCCCGCGCGGTGCTCGCCTCGGCGTACGCCCGCGAGGCGTCCCACTATATGTCCACCGAGTTGCTCACCGAGGCCCAGCGGCTCTGGGACGACGACACGCGCCGGCTGCTGCACGCCCGCGCCGACGCCCGGCCCTGGGTGGCCGCCTCGGTGCTGACGCCGCTGGCGCTGCTCGGTGCGCTCGTCGCCACCCAGCTCTGGTTGCGTCGCCGAACCCGGCGGCGGTTGAACGCCGGGCTGCTGCTCGCCTCCGGCGCGGCCGTGGCCGTGCTGGCCATGCTCGTCGCGTCGTGGTGGCACTGGCCGGCCGCCGACGGCCGGTTCGACGACCTGGAATCGGCCATCGCGGCGCAGAGCACCAGCCAGCAGCGCCTCGGTGACCTGCTCGCCGGGCGCGCCGACCTCTATCTGGGCCTCGGCGCCAGTGTCGACCCGGCGGGGCACCGGGCCGACTTCGACGCCCGCAAGCTCTGCTCCCCCACCTCGGGCCGGGCCGCGCCGATCGACTGCGCGGCCCTGGAGGACGTCTGGTCCGCCCGGCAGAGCAGGACCCCCGACGCGTTCCGGGACGCCGTCGACACGGTGCTGCGCGACGGGCCGGTCGGCCGGTCGTTCGAGGCGGCGAAGATCGACCTGGAAGACGCCCTGCGCGCGGACGCCGCCCGCGCGGACGCCGCGCGGGAACGACTGCCCGCGGCGCCCCGCCCGCTCGGCGGCGCGGCGGCCTGGGTCGTCCTGCTCGCCGGCGGCGGCGTGGTCGCCGGCCTGCGCCAGCGCTACCTGGAATACCAGTGAACACCCACGGAGGAGGTCCGGTGGCGGTCCGGGCGTTGCTCGCCGGCACGCTGCTGGCGACCCTGGCCGGGTGCAGCGCGCCGGCGGCGACCACCCCCGCGCCGGCGGCCCGTCCCCCCGGCGCGCAGACCCTCGCCCCCGCCGGCGAGGCGACCCCGATCTGTTCGGTCCGGCGCAGCCTGCCGGCCAGCGCCACCCGGCCGAGGCGGATCATCGAGCGGGAGCCGCAGCGGCTGATCGCGGGCGTCGACCCGTCCGACGCGACCATGAGCCACTGGAACTCGGCCAACCAGCAGTTCGAGGGATTCAACATCGACCTGCTGCTGCGGGTGGTCAAGGCGCTCTGGCCGAAGGACGACCCCCGCGACCGGGTCGAGTTCGTGGTCGTGCCGCCCGGCCAGGGCGCCTTCCAGATGCTCGACAAGAACCAGATCGATCTGGTGGCCACGTCGCTCACCGCGTCCTGCGAACGCGCCGAGCAGGTGATCTTCTCCAACGACTACCTCGACTCCGGGCAGTCGGTGCTGGTCCGGGCCCGCGACGGCGGGCCGGAGTTCGCCGGCGTGGAGGAGATGGGCGGGCGGCGGGTCTGCGCCGCCCGGAACACCACCTCGCTGGACGCCATCCGCCGCTACCGGACGGCCGGCGGCGAGCGGCTGGTGCCGGTGGCGGCGGAGCACTCCGTCGACTGCCTGGTGATGCTCCGCCAG
The genomic region above belongs to Micromonospora sp. WMMD1128 and contains:
- a CDS encoding long-chain fatty acid--CoA ligase produces the protein MSVAAILAESAARGPRRTALVTEDEEVSYGDLWQRALRAAGTLKARGVRPGDAVTVMLENTPDLPVACFAIWAAGATVVPVATSARPAEVEYTLTDSGSVLLICAEALIAEAGQAARAARVPALTEVELVGTAPPLNTYEPRRPDDIAIILYTSGTTGRPKGAMLTHLNVTMNIMVTRVSPFDVTADDVLLGALPLYHSFGLICGLGTCLLAGASVVLMRRFDAARALDLIEKHGCTLFMGVPTMFTTMLAAMAPGDAGRYRLDRVFSGGAPLHVATLEAIRAAFGCEVYEGYGLTEASPCVAYNQKWWPTKPGTVGRPIWGVDVRVADADRADTVAFVPDGEVGEIVVRGHNIMAGYLNLPEATAGTVVDGWLRTGDLGRFDEDGYLTIVDRKKDVILRGGHNVYPREIEEVLSRHSAVRQVAVVGLPDDRLGEEVCAAVVVRDGFSAGPELAAELVALARDRLAGYKCPRRVEFLPSFPLGGGGKVLKRELAVHLA
- a CDS encoding transporter substrate-binding domain-containing protein, with protein sequence MAVRALLAGTLLATLAGCSAPAATTPAPAARPPGAQTLAPAGEATPICSVRRSLPASATRPRRIIEREPQRLIAGVDPSDATMSHWNSANQQFEGFNIDLLLRVVKALWPKDDPRDRVEFVVVPPGQGAFQMLDKNQIDLVATSLTASCERAEQVIFSNDYLDSGQSVLVRARDGGPEFAGVEEMGGRRVCAARNTTSLDAIRRYRTAGGERLVPVAAEHSVDCLVMLRQGQVDGVSTDENILRGFAQMAPDTALVTKPPRRDQRYCDHNLSDECDWFTDEPHAFAFRLDDAELAAFVNYALALPETRREWLRAHGDWLADHPDAVRDPVTGARTPMMPSPGEPVTTWPPPRPAPAPTD